The following are encoded together in the Chaetodon auriga isolate fChaAug3 chromosome 6, fChaAug3.hap1, whole genome shotgun sequence genome:
- the snrkb gene encoding SNF related kinase b isoform X2: MDSSGEITSAQDGHLDPKSSPSRSDLSGLYHLGRTLGRGHFAVVKLARHVNTGQLVAVKMIDKTKLDIMATSHLLQEVRCMRLVQHPNVVRLYEVIDTPTTLYLVMELAEGGDLYDYILRHEGGVAEGTAKRHFAQIVRAVSYCHQLHVVHRDLKPENVVFFPQQGAVKLTDFGFSNLFQPGTMLATSCGSLAYSAPEILLGEEYDAPAVDIWSLGVILYMLVCGVPPFQETNDSETLVMILDCRYCVPEHVSDDCRDLISRMLQKDPSRRASLEEIEAHHWLQGLENALLSPEAPPHWLSGALSPSSPRSGVPECGDLLAARPPAQQPFPGPWQPSLTFTLRPPPAEEPPVLKNLPALQQICEEEEEEEEEEEEEEEQGGSLAEEGEGVASVLVEEPEREAKEMLDGAVIQQCREEEQEEELGGSVEKMEEEEEEQEEIVQMEMEKEDSRCVISDQPVSHGDKPVSKTPEVPPSSLPGLGVPCCQGQPDSSPEEGNDEETEPNNNTNKPPPLLPESSIPAPSARLILNEREAPKTGREGEQDEKTEEDGRDDLVTDKSQPHNALGTRDEAAPKAEQGKRHSIKLRDRLFQFPLCEKALAFNIPTHNKPKILPLAQYNCCHVL; encoded by the exons ATGGACTCCTCTGGAGAAATAACATCAGCCCAGGATGGACATCTCGACCCCAAGAGCAGCCCCAGTCGCTCTGACCTCAGCGGACTGTACCATCTGGGACGGACGTTGGGCAGGGGCCACTTTGCTGTCGTCAAACTGGCTCGTCATGTCAACACCGGGCAACTGGTTGCTGTCAAGATGATTGACAAGACAAAACTTGATATTATGGCAACAAGCCACCTCTTACAGGAAGTGAG GTGTATGAGGCTGGTGCAGCATCCCAATGTGGTTCGCCTCTACGAGGTTATCGACACCCCAACCACCCTCTACCTGGTCATGGAGCTGGCCGAAGGGGGCGACCTCTACGACTACATTCTACGCCATGAGGGAGGCGTGGCTGAGGGCACCGCCAAGCGTCATTTCGCCCAGATCGTGCGCGCTGTGTCGTACTGCCACCAGCTCCACGTGGTGCACCGGGACCTGAAGCCCGAGAATGTGGTGTTCTTTCCGCAGCAGGGGGCAGTGAAGCTGACGGACTTTGGGTTCAGCAACTTATTCCAGCCCGGGACTATGTTGGCCACCAGCTGTGGGTCGCTGGCGTACTCGGCTCCAGAGATTCTGCTGGGAGAAGAGTATGATGCTCCAGCTGTgg ATATCTGGTCTCTTGGGGTGATCCTGTACATGTTGGTGTGTGGAGTCCCTCCCTTCCAGGAAACCAACGACAGCGAGACTCTGGTTATGATTCTGGACTGTCGCTACTGCGTCCCCGAACACGTTTCAGACGACTGCAGAGA TCTGATCTCCAGGATGCTGCAGAAGGATCCGTCTCGGCGTGCCTCGCTCGAGGAGATCGAGGCTCATCACTGGCTACAGGGGCTGGAGAACGCCCTCCTCAGCCCAGAGGCCCCGCCACACTGGCTTTCAGGGGCCCTCTCTCCCAGCTCTCCCCGCTCAGGAGTACCTGAGTGTGGGGACCTGCTGGCTGCAAGGCCCCCCGCTCAGCAGCCTTTCCCTGGACCCTGGCAGCCCAGCCTCACCTTCACACTTCGTCCACCTCCGGCCGAAGAGCCTCCCGTCCTCAAAAACCTGCCTGCGCTACAGCAGAtctgtgaggaagaagaagaagaggaggaagaggaggaggaggaggaggaacagggggGTAGTTTGGCAGAAGAGGGTGAGGGTGTGGCATCTGTGTTAGTCGAGGAGCCTGAGAGAGAAGCTAAGGAGATGCTTGATGGAGCTGTTATTCAACAGTGCAGGGAAgaggaacaagaagaagaattagGAGGATCAGTGGAgaaaatggaggaggaagaggaggagcaggaagaaattgtgcagatggagatggagaaagaagaCAGTCGCTGTGTGATTTCAGACCAGCCAGTCAGTCATGGAGACAAGCCGGTCAGCAAGACACCTGAAGTCCCACCATCGTCTCTGCCTGGTTTGGGGGTACCGTGCTGTCAGGGGCAGCCAGACTCCAGCCCAGAGGAAGGAAACGACGAGGAGACGGAacccaacaacaacaccaacaaacctcctcctctcctccctgaaTCCTCCATCCCTGCGCCCTCAGCCAGACTCATCCTGAATGAGAGGGAGGCTccaaagacaggaagagaaggagaacaagacgagaaaacagaggaggatgGAAGAGATGACCTCGTCACAGACAAATCTCAACCCCACAATGCACTGGGGACCCGAGATGAGGCTGCCCCAAAGGCAGAGCAGGGGAAACGACACAGCATAAAGCTGCGCGATAGACTTTTTCAGTTCCCTCTGTGTGAGAaagctctggccttcaacataCCGACACATAACAAGCCCAAGATCCTGCCGCTGGCTCAGTACAACTGCTGCCATGTGCTATAA
- the snrkb gene encoding SNF related kinase b isoform X1 has protein sequence MCTTMPSSSVPPLPSYRPNPRFVPNMDSSGEITSAQDGHLDPKSSPSRSDLSGLYHLGRTLGRGHFAVVKLARHVNTGQLVAVKMIDKTKLDIMATSHLLQEVRCMRLVQHPNVVRLYEVIDTPTTLYLVMELAEGGDLYDYILRHEGGVAEGTAKRHFAQIVRAVSYCHQLHVVHRDLKPENVVFFPQQGAVKLTDFGFSNLFQPGTMLATSCGSLAYSAPEILLGEEYDAPAVDIWSLGVILYMLVCGVPPFQETNDSETLVMILDCRYCVPEHVSDDCRDLISRMLQKDPSRRASLEEIEAHHWLQGLENALLSPEAPPHWLSGALSPSSPRSGVPECGDLLAARPPAQQPFPGPWQPSLTFTLRPPPAEEPPVLKNLPALQQICEEEEEEEEEEEEEEEQGGSLAEEGEGVASVLVEEPEREAKEMLDGAVIQQCREEEQEEELGGSVEKMEEEEEEQEEIVQMEMEKEDSRCVISDQPVSHGDKPVSKTPEVPPSSLPGLGVPCCQGQPDSSPEEGNDEETEPNNNTNKPPPLLPESSIPAPSARLILNEREAPKTGREGEQDEKTEEDGRDDLVTDKSQPHNALGTRDEAAPKAEQGKRHSIKLRDRLFQFPLCEKALAFNIPTHNKPKILPLAQYNCCHVL, from the exons ATGTGCACAACAATG CCCTCCAGTTCAGTCCCTCCTCTACCCTCCTACCGTCCGAATCCCCGCTTTGTTCCAAACATGGACTCCTCTGGAGAAATAACATCAGCCCAGGATGGACATCTCGACCCCAAGAGCAGCCCCAGTCGCTCTGACCTCAGCGGACTGTACCATCTGGGACGGACGTTGGGCAGGGGCCACTTTGCTGTCGTCAAACTGGCTCGTCATGTCAACACCGGGCAACTGGTTGCTGTCAAGATGATTGACAAGACAAAACTTGATATTATGGCAACAAGCCACCTCTTACAGGAAGTGAG GTGTATGAGGCTGGTGCAGCATCCCAATGTGGTTCGCCTCTACGAGGTTATCGACACCCCAACCACCCTCTACCTGGTCATGGAGCTGGCCGAAGGGGGCGACCTCTACGACTACATTCTACGCCATGAGGGAGGCGTGGCTGAGGGCACCGCCAAGCGTCATTTCGCCCAGATCGTGCGCGCTGTGTCGTACTGCCACCAGCTCCACGTGGTGCACCGGGACCTGAAGCCCGAGAATGTGGTGTTCTTTCCGCAGCAGGGGGCAGTGAAGCTGACGGACTTTGGGTTCAGCAACTTATTCCAGCCCGGGACTATGTTGGCCACCAGCTGTGGGTCGCTGGCGTACTCGGCTCCAGAGATTCTGCTGGGAGAAGAGTATGATGCTCCAGCTGTgg ATATCTGGTCTCTTGGGGTGATCCTGTACATGTTGGTGTGTGGAGTCCCTCCCTTCCAGGAAACCAACGACAGCGAGACTCTGGTTATGATTCTGGACTGTCGCTACTGCGTCCCCGAACACGTTTCAGACGACTGCAGAGA TCTGATCTCCAGGATGCTGCAGAAGGATCCGTCTCGGCGTGCCTCGCTCGAGGAGATCGAGGCTCATCACTGGCTACAGGGGCTGGAGAACGCCCTCCTCAGCCCAGAGGCCCCGCCACACTGGCTTTCAGGGGCCCTCTCTCCCAGCTCTCCCCGCTCAGGAGTACCTGAGTGTGGGGACCTGCTGGCTGCAAGGCCCCCCGCTCAGCAGCCTTTCCCTGGACCCTGGCAGCCCAGCCTCACCTTCACACTTCGTCCACCTCCGGCCGAAGAGCCTCCCGTCCTCAAAAACCTGCCTGCGCTACAGCAGAtctgtgaggaagaagaagaagaggaggaagaggaggaggaggaggaggaacagggggGTAGTTTGGCAGAAGAGGGTGAGGGTGTGGCATCTGTGTTAGTCGAGGAGCCTGAGAGAGAAGCTAAGGAGATGCTTGATGGAGCTGTTATTCAACAGTGCAGGGAAgaggaacaagaagaagaattagGAGGATCAGTGGAgaaaatggaggaggaagaggaggagcaggaagaaattgtgcagatggagatggagaaagaagaCAGTCGCTGTGTGATTTCAGACCAGCCAGTCAGTCATGGAGACAAGCCGGTCAGCAAGACACCTGAAGTCCCACCATCGTCTCTGCCTGGTTTGGGGGTACCGTGCTGTCAGGGGCAGCCAGACTCCAGCCCAGAGGAAGGAAACGACGAGGAGACGGAacccaacaacaacaccaacaaacctcctcctctcctccctgaaTCCTCCATCCCTGCGCCCTCAGCCAGACTCATCCTGAATGAGAGGGAGGCTccaaagacaggaagagaaggagaacaagacgagaaaacagaggaggatgGAAGAGATGACCTCGTCACAGACAAATCTCAACCCCACAATGCACTGGGGACCCGAGATGAGGCTGCCCCAAAGGCAGAGCAGGGGAAACGACACAGCATAAAGCTGCGCGATAGACTTTTTCAGTTCCCTCTGTGTGAGAaagctctggccttcaacataCCGACACATAACAAGCCCAAGATCCTGCCGCTGGCTCAGTACAACTGCTGCCATGTGCTATAA
- the herc56.1 gene encoding putative E3 ubiquitin-protein ligase HERC3, with protein sequence MYSWGEDSHCGFRVKDGSPVDRTATDGVHSLNLGYHIADLSAGQSVLAFVKSNGNSFIIRTIEREDGRRERGKQKFVKYPEKIEAVSCEDDAVTLLSDRGTVLCVDTTRTYLPRPVEALCNIPVSQVACGSQHSLALTKDGQVYAWGQDSRGQLGLGKRKLGASSPQHLQSLSAIPLVQIAAGGEQSFATSLSGGVFGWGRNDCGQLGLGDRTDRHRPTPVHCLNMKKTVHISCGRDHTAALTKTGAVFTFGSGQYGQLGHNSLSDELRPRLVAELWGAKVIKIACGRHHTLVLTDSKRVYSFGCGEQGQLGRGEESHPSVPLPVQMPQDTADHPKIENIFAGGNCSFATCVSNEDVHEESSVTTVSSVTQQCLEDMIDKWTSQCDSKSWKKIKQEIHRAFSSASFVNKSFLEQSKDKHFRTSRKDSGLNLSLARLTFKKLVKKDKVLAEVEAAVLRLLPSLDKNPVGVEGLRIYLLLNELLHAIQRNKHPQASTKLAEAVAAAVLSLSPDNLQVIGDWWSSQSPSTMKKHVKVWKQALSVILSFVPVPRNSGVRNLLLVLQYMYNVNSRIAEPRRIPETDFYMLIGQNFLCEDVQLWRSRSQHKNVRAEPLILCSFPIVMDLQSKKMAFDMNAEYTKCEVCYHIIRDMMFRNLFPLPQDEFFGLNLRRASVLEDTFEQLAAASNSDYKMPLVVYFDENFAISDVCTKDFFYEVFHEMVSAESRMFMFNDSETLAWFPSNATQEDQRYFQLGVLCGLALYNQYIIHLPFSLALFKKLLNVKPSLEDMIEFSPCVGESLKYILEDCNDDDLENLYMDFLITWNGVNVDLDPENPGKPVTSQNKKEFVDAYVNHVFNASVEGVFEEFKRGFFQVCERDLVNLFRPEELQEVLVGKDFHDWEKLKQNTGYEGGYHVGHPTIQIFWEVFDELNEDQKKAVLWFVTGFERVPILGMEKIKMTVRVKQVPGLLYDEYYPEAYTCYSFLELPLYSTKEIMQTKLTEALSNNRRIFK encoded by the exons ATGTACTCGTGGGGAGAGGACAGTCACTGCGGCTTTCGGGTAAAGGACGGCTCACCCGTCGACAGAACAGCAACAGATGGGGTCCATTCCCTTAACCTCGGTTACCACATCGCGGATCTGTCAGCAGGTCAAAGTGTGCTGGCTTTCGTCAAAAGTAATGGAAACTCGTTCATCATTCGTACAATTGAGAGAGAAGatgggagaagagagagaggaaaacaga AGTTTGTGAAATATCCAGAGAAGATTGAGGCTGTGAGCTGTGAGGATGATGCggtcacactgctgtctgacagaggcactgtcctctgtgtggaCACGACTCGCACCTACCTTCCTCG GCCCGTGGAAGCTCTGTGTAACATACCAGTCTCTCAGGTTGCTTGTGGAAGCCAGCACTCACTGGCCCTGACCAAAG ATGGTCAGGTGTATGCATGGGGTCAGGACTCCAGAGGCCAGCTGGGTCTGGGAAAGAGGAAGCTCGGCGCCAGTTCACCCCAACACCTCCAGTCTCTGTCAGCGATCCCCCTGGTTCAGATCGCCGCAGGGGGAGAGCAGAGCTTCGCCACCTCTTTGTCTGGAGGTGTGTTCGGCTGGGGCAGGAATGACTGTGGACAGCTTGGGCTGGGAGACAggacag ACAGACATAGACCAACTCCTGTTCATTGCCTGAACATGAAGAAAACGGTTCACATCTCCTGTGGAAGAgaccacactgctgctctgacaaag ACAGGTGCAGTGTTTACATTTGGCTCCGGTCAATACGGACAGCTTGGCCACAACTCACTCAGTGATGAGCTGCGACCTCGGCTTGTTGCAGAGCTCTGGGGGGCAAAAGTCATCAAGATCGCATGTGGACG ACATCACACATTAGTGCTGACAGACTCCAAGAGGGTCTACTCCTTTGGGTGCGGAGAGCAAGGGCAGCTGGGACGTGGAGAGGAGAGTCATCCGTCTGTGCCGCTACCTGTTCAAATGCCACAGG ACACGGCTGATCATCCCAAAATTGAAAACATCTTCGCTGGAGGAAACTGTTCATTTGCAACATGCGTGTCTAATGAG GACGTTCATGAGGAGTCAAGCGTCACCACTGTCAGCAGTGTAACACAGCAATGTCTTGAAGACATGATTGACAAATGGACTTCTCAGTGTGATTCGAAGTCATggaaaaagataaaaca GGAAATCCACAGGGCATTTTCCTCTGCATCCTTTGTGAATAAAAGCTTCCTTGAGCAAAG caaAGATAAACATTTCCGGACTTCACGAAAGGACTCTGGCTTGAACTTGTCACTTGCACGACTTACTTTCAAGAAACTGGTGAAAAAGGACAAAGTTTTGGCAGAG GTTGAGGCTGCAGTTCTGCGCTTGCTTCCTTCCCTTGATAAGAATCCAGTAGGAGTGGAGGGGCTGAGGATCTATTTGCTTCTCAATGAGCTCCTGCATGCCatccagagaaacaaacaccCACAAGCCAGCACAAAGCTTGCTGAGGCGGTCGCTGCTGCTGTACTGAGTTTGTCTCCTGACAACCTCCAGGTCATAG GGGACTGGTGGTCTTCACAGTCGCCTTCCACCATGAAGAAACATGTTAAGGTGTGGAAGCAGGCCCTGTCAGTGATCCTGTCCTTTGTTCCGGTACCTCGCAACTCTGGAGTCAGAAACCTGCTGCTCGTCCTGCAGTATATGTACAAT GTCAACAGCAGGATTGCAGAACCTCGACGGATACCAGAAACCGATTTTTACATGTTGATTGGCCAAAACTTTCTTTGTGAGGATGTCCAGCTTTGGCGTTCACGGTCACAacacaag AATGTGCGTGCTGAGCCACTAATCCTCTGTAGCTTTCCAATTGTGATGGATCTACAGTCAAAGAAAATGGCTTTTGACATGAATGCTGAGTACACCAAG TGCGAAGTATGTTATCACATCATCCGTGATATGATGTTTCGAAATCTATTCCCACTGCCTCAAGACGAGTTCTTTGGACTGAACCTGAGGCGAGCATCGGTTTTAGAGGACACCTTTGAACAACTGGCTGCTGCCAGTAACAGTGACTACAAGATGCCACTTGTG GTTTATTTTGATGAAAACTTTGCAATCAGTGATGTCTGCACAAAAGACTTCTTTTACGAAGTGTTTCATGAGATGGTGTCAGCTGAATCTAGGATGTTCATGTTCAATGACTCGGAAACGCTGGCATGGTTCCCTTCCAAC GCGACACAGGAGGACCAGAGATACTTCCAGCTTGGAGTTCTGTGTGGATTGGCTTTATACAACCAATACATCATACACTTACCCTTCTCACTGGCCCTGTTCAAGAAGCTGCTTAATGTAAAGCCTTCACTGGAGGATATGATAGAATTCAGCCCATGTGTTGGAGA GAGTCTGAAATATATCCTGGAAGACTGCAATGATGATGACTTGGAAAACCTGTACATGGATTTTTTG ATCACCTGGAATGGGGTAAACGTTGACCTTGATCCTGAAAATCCTGGAAAGCCAGTGACGAGTCAAAATAA GAAGGAGTTTGTGGATGCCTATGTGAATCATGTCTTCAACGCATCAGTGGAGGGTGTGTTTGAGGAGTTCAAGCGCGGCTTCTTCCAGGTGTGTGAACGAGATCTGGTGAACCTGTTTCGGCCAGAGGAGCTCCAGGAAGTGCTGGTGGGAAAAGACTTCCATGACTGGGAAAAGCTGAAACAG AACACAGGTTATGAGGGAGGATACCATGTTGGCCATCCCACCATACAGATTTTTTGGGAGGTTTTTGATGAACTAAATGAGGATCAGAAGAAAGCTGTCCTTT GGTTTGTGACTGGTTTTGAAAGGGTGCCTATTCTTGGCATGGAAAAGATCAAGATGACAGTCCGAGTTAAACAAGTCCCGGGTCTCTTGTATGACGAGTACTACCCTGAGGCATATACATGTTACTCATTCCTGGAGCTGCCTTTATATTCAACCAAGGAGATCATGCAAACCAAGCTGACAGAGGCCTTGAGCAACAACAGAAGAATCTTCAAGTGA